A genomic segment from Anticarsia gemmatalis isolate Benzon Research Colony breed Stoneville strain chromosome 12, ilAntGemm2 primary, whole genome shotgun sequence encodes:
- the DAAM gene encoding disheveled-associated activator of morphogenesis-like protein isoform X5, with the protein MPHALRRRWPLCPCLQNDEPPEITYCVVGGEGGLALQAVTPTHPMPPQDELDAKFAELVEELDLTAVNKAAMMALPAAKKWQIYCSRRPPPGQPPPLATAPELEEYIKALNEIADAFASAEGIPPAEACALVDGLKTALRTRAHSFVLRFIKQGGLGSLLDALQKAPRDDALTRHNLIAAIKALMNNSTGRAHVLAHPTSIDLIAQSLDTENVKTKVAALEILGAVCLVPGGHKKVLEAMVHYQKYSGERTRFQSIVNELDRSTGAYRDDLGLKTAIMSFVNAVLNYGPGEESLEFRLHLRYELLMLGIQPVIEKLRKYENETLDRHIEFFEMVRNEDERELARRFDKEHVDTKSASNMFELLRRKLSHTAAYPHLLSMLEHLLLLPLEYNPQSQHWLLLDRVVQQVVLQQPAAGSRANSEQGSERGSTSDQTKIYDPDQAPLEINVGEIVHLLAKEEELVAARSKADNLERENIDLATELAKKEKQVDEQSQEREELEGVVSRLKERLERETAAHMECTERARAAATRAHHLEQQLNQERTERARFEKLVSEGSIPDDAKVSNLKSAVIETCSVPPPPPPPALCPPPLPPAPPAPAPPPAPLAPLAPLTSAPKAKKNVPTPGNPLKSFNWSKLPDTKLHGTIWQELDDTKLYNMMDLHTIDKMFCAYQKNGVQNEGSVEDLRQLGSKPRTKILSVIDGRRAQNCTILLSKLKMTDEEICRAILRMDSGEQLPIDMVEQLVKFTPSAEEAALLEEHQDELDSMARADRFLYEISKIPHYSQRVRTLLFKKKFSAAAGEAQARAALVLRAARDMTRSRRLRALLEVVLALGNYMNRGARGNASGFRLSSLNKLADTKSSVSRNTTLLHYLVEMLETQFKDILLLEEDLPHVRAAAKVCVEQLEKDVGSLRTGLREVARELEYHAALPNRSPNDMFLPVMRDFHAHAVCTFTQLEDLFQDMKSRLESCAHAFGEEASASPEQLFGALDAFLAQLHDARADCDAARRRRDEEERRTRHEQELKKRTMERKQASSLLSSVGKSLGKANGDCNGHAESRDGTLTNGQKGEFDDLISALRTGDVFGDDVAKFKRSRKASKVSHKGRDSPPRGICREDSRERQKN; encoded by the exons GAGGAGCTAGACTTGACGGCGGTGAACAAAGCGGCCATGATGGCTCTCCCCGCAGCGAAGAAGTGGCAGATCTACTGCAGCAGAAGGCCACCTCCAGGACAACCACCGCCTCTCGCCACCGCACCCGAGTTGGAGGAGTACATCAAAGCGCTCAATGAGATAGCtgat GCTTTCGCGTCAGCAGAAGGCATACCACCAGCGGAAGCATGTGCTCTCGTAGACGGGCTTAAAACGGCTTTACGGACTCGAGCCCACAGCTTCGTACTCCGGTTCATCAAGCAGGGAGGTCTAGGGTCCTTACTGGATGCCTTGCAGAAAGCGCCCAGAGACGACGCACTCACTAGGCATAACCTCATAGCTGCGATTAAAGCGTTGATGAACAACTCA ACGGGGCGAGCGCACGTCCTAGCCCACCCTACGAGCATCGATCTGATCGCACAGTCGCTAGACACTGAGAATGTAAAAACTAAAGTCGCTGCATTGGAAATACTTGGTGCCGTCTGTCTTGTACCAGGAGGACATAAGAAG GTGCTAGAAGCAATGGTGCATTACCAAAAGTATTCCGGTGAACGAACACGTTTCCAAAGCATAGTGAACGAGCTGGACAGGTCGACTGGTGCTTACCGCGATGACCTGGGTCTCAAGACGGCTATCATGTCTTTTGTGAACGCCGTCCTTAACTACGGCCCGGGAGAGGAGAGTCTGGAGTTCAGGCTGCATTTGAGATATGAACTGCTCATGTTGGGAATTCAACCAG TAATCGAGAAACTCCGTAAATACGAGAACGAAACCCTCGACCGTCACATTGAGTTCTTCGAGATGGTTCGTAATGAGGACGAGAGGGAGTTAGCGAGGAGGTTCGACAAGGAGCACGTGGACACCAAGAGTGCTTCCAACATGTTCGAACTGCTGAGGCGGAAGCTCAGTCATACAGCTGCTTACCCTCATCTGCTGTCGATGTTGGAACATTTACTGTTGTTGCCAT TGGAATACAACCCTCAGTCGCAACACTGGTTGCTGTTGGACCGCGTGGTGCAGCAGGTGGTGCTGCAGCAGCCGGCCGCCGGCAGCCGCGCCAACAGCGAGCAGGGCAGCGAGCGGGGCAGCACTAGTGATCAGACCAAG atcTACGACCCAGACCAGGCTCCTCTAGAGATCAACGTTGGTGAGATAGTCCACCTGCTGGCCAAggaggaggagctcgtggctgcCCGCAGTAAGGCTGACAATCTTGAACGTGAGAACATTGACCTCGCCACTGAACTTGCTAAGAAG GAGAAGCAAGTGGACGAGCAAAGTCAGGAGCGTGAAGAGTTGGAGGGTGTGGTGAGCCGCCTCAAAGAACGCTTGGAGAGAGAGACGGCTGCGCACATGGAGTGTACGGAGAGAGCCAGGGCGGCCGCTACCAGAGCTCATCATTTAGAACAACAG TTGAACCAAGAGCGAACGGAAAGAGCGAGGTTTGAAAAACTAGTCAGTGAAGGAAGCATACCAGATGACGCGAAG gTGAGCAACCTGAAAAGCGCCGTCATCGAGACATGCTCAGTCCCACCGCCGCCTCCCCCTCCCGCACTATGCCCCCCTCCCCTTCCCCCGGCGCCTCCCGCACCGGCACCTCCCCCCGCACCTCTCGCTCCCCTCGCCCCCCTCACATCTGCACCGAAGGCGAAGAAGAACGTACCCACTCCTGGCAACCCACTAAAAAGCTTCAATTGGAGTAAGCTTCCTGATACAAAATTACATGGAACGATATGGCAAGAGCTTGATGATACTAAATTGTATAACATGATGGATCTACACACGATTGATAAGATGTTCTGCGCCTATCAGAAGAATGGAGTTcag AACGAAGGCTCAGTAGAGGACCTAAGACAGCTAGGCTCGAAGCCGCGTACGAAGATCTTATCAGTGATCGACGGCAGGCGAGCGCAGAACTGCACCATCCTGCTATCTAAACTGAAGATGACTGACGAGGAGATCTGCCG GGCGATCCTCCGCATGGACAGCGGCGAGCAGCTGCCCATCGACATGGTGGAGCAGTTGGTGAAGTTCACGCCCAGCGCCGAGGAGGCCGCGTTGTTGGAGGAGCACCAAGATGAGCTCGACAGCATGGCGCGCGCTGACAGATTCCTCTATGAGATCTCCAA GATCCCGCACTACTCGCAGCGCGTGCGCACGCTGCTGTTCAAGAAGAAGTTctcggcggcggcgggcgaGGCGCaggcgcgcgccgcgctcgtgCTGCGCGCCGCGCGCGACATGACGCGCTCGCGTCGTCTTCGTGCGCTGCTCGAAGTCGTGCTGGCGCTCGGCAACTACATGAACAG GGGTGCGCGTGGCAACGCGTCCGGCTTCCGTCTATCATCACTGAACAAGCTGGCGGACACCAAGTCATCCGTGTCACGCAACACCACCCTGCTGCACTACCTCGTCGAAATGTTGGAGACACAG TTCAAAGACATCCTTCTACTGGAAGAAGATTTACCACACGTTAGAGCAGCAGCTAAAGTTTGCGTGGAACAGCTAGAGAAAGACGTTGGGTCTTTAAGGACGGGTCTGAGGGAGGTGGCGCGAGAGCTGGAGTACCACGCGGCGTTGCCCAACAGGTCGCCCAATGACATGTTCCTGCCTGTCATGAGGGACTTCCATGCACACGCTGTCTGTACCTTTACGCAGTTGGAGGATCTCTTCCAG GACATGAAGAGTCGTCTGGAGTCGTGCGCGCACGCGTTCGGCGAGGAGGCGTCGGCGTCGCCCGAGCAGCTGTTCGGCGCGCTCGACGCCTTCCTGGCGCAGCTGCATGATGCGCGCGCTGACTGTGACGCCGCCAGGAGGCGCCGGGACGAGGAGGAGCGCCGCACACGGCACGAGCAGGAG CTCAAGAAACGCACAATGGAGCGGAAACAGGCATCCAGCCTACTCAGCTCGGTGGGCAAATCTCTAGGCAAGGCCAACGGTGACTGTAACGGACACGCCGAATCTCGCGACGGAACCCTCACCAACGGACAGAAGGGAGAGTTCGACGACCTTATCTCAGCCCTCAGGACCGGGGATGTCTTCGGAGACGACGTCGCCAAGTTCAAGAGGTCCAGGAAAGCCTCCAAAGTCAGCCATAAAGGAAGGGACTCCCCACCTAGAGGAATCTGCAGAGAAGACTCCCGCGAACGACAGAAGAATTGA
- the DAAM gene encoding disheveled-associated activator of morphogenesis-like protein isoform X2, with amino-acid sequence MCSKEQINHVLSKINVGLPSWSRGLEAAEAARARLVRWACGEAPPEPEPPRKKMPHALRRRWPLCPCLQNDEPPEITYCVVGGEGGLALQAVTPTHPMPPQDELDAKFAELVEELDLTAVNKAAMMALPAAKKWQIYCSRRPPPGQPPPLATAPELEEYIKALNEIADAFASAEGIPPAEACALVDGLKTALRTRAHSFVLRFIKQGGLGSLLDALQKAPRDDALTRHNLIAAIKALMNNSTGRAHVLAHPTSIDLIAQSLDTENVKTKVAALEILGAVCLVPGGHKKVLEAMVHYQKYSGERTRFQSIVNELDRSTGAYRDDLGLKTAIMSFVNAVLNYGPGEESLEFRLHLRYELLMLGIQPVIEKLRKYENETLDRHIEFFEMVRNEDERELARRFDKEHVDTKSASNMFELLRRKLSHTAAYPHLLSMLEHLLLLPLEYNPQSQHWLLLDRVVQQVVLQQPAAGSRANSEQGSERGSTSDQTKIYDPDQAPLEINVGEIVHLLAKEEELVAARSKADNLERENIDLATELAKKEKQVDEQSQEREELEGVVSRLKERLERETAAHMECTERARAAATRAHHLEQQLNQERTERARFEKLVSEGSIPDDAKVSNLKSAVIETCSVPPPPPPPALCPPPLPPAPPAPAPPPAPLAPLAPLTSAPKAKKNVPTPGNPLKSFNWSKLPDTKLHGTIWQELDDTKLYNMMDLHTIDKMFCAYQKNGVQNEGSVEDLRQLGSKPRTKILSVIDGRRAQNCTILLSKLKMTDEEICRAILRMDSGEQLPIDMVEQLVKFTPSAEEAALLEEHQDELDSMARADRFLYEISKIPHYSQRVRTLLFKKKFSAAAGEAQARAALVLRAARDMTRSRRLRALLEVVLALGNYMNRGARGNASGFRLSSLNKLADTKSSVSRNTTLLHYLVEMLETQFKDILLLEEDLPHVRAAAKVCVEQLEKDVGSLRTGLREVARELEYHAALPNRSPNDMFLPVMRDFHAHAVCTFTQLEDLFQDMKSRLESCAHAFGEEASASPEQLFGALDAFLAQLHDARADCDAARRRRDEEERRTRHEQELKKRTMERKQASSLLSSVGKSLGKANGDCNGHAESRDGTLTNGQKGEFDDLISALRTGDVFGDDVAKFKRSRKASKVSHKGRDSPPRGICREDSRERQKN; translated from the exons GAGGAGCTAGACTTGACGGCGGTGAACAAAGCGGCCATGATGGCTCTCCCCGCAGCGAAGAAGTGGCAGATCTACTGCAGCAGAAGGCCACCTCCAGGACAACCACCGCCTCTCGCCACCGCACCCGAGTTGGAGGAGTACATCAAAGCGCTCAATGAGATAGCtgat GCTTTCGCGTCAGCAGAAGGCATACCACCAGCGGAAGCATGTGCTCTCGTAGACGGGCTTAAAACGGCTTTACGGACTCGAGCCCACAGCTTCGTACTCCGGTTCATCAAGCAGGGAGGTCTAGGGTCCTTACTGGATGCCTTGCAGAAAGCGCCCAGAGACGACGCACTCACTAGGCATAACCTCATAGCTGCGATTAAAGCGTTGATGAACAACTCA ACGGGGCGAGCGCACGTCCTAGCCCACCCTACGAGCATCGATCTGATCGCACAGTCGCTAGACACTGAGAATGTAAAAACTAAAGTCGCTGCATTGGAAATACTTGGTGCCGTCTGTCTTGTACCAGGAGGACATAAGAAG GTGCTAGAAGCAATGGTGCATTACCAAAAGTATTCCGGTGAACGAACACGTTTCCAAAGCATAGTGAACGAGCTGGACAGGTCGACTGGTGCTTACCGCGATGACCTGGGTCTCAAGACGGCTATCATGTCTTTTGTGAACGCCGTCCTTAACTACGGCCCGGGAGAGGAGAGTCTGGAGTTCAGGCTGCATTTGAGATATGAACTGCTCATGTTGGGAATTCAACCAG TAATCGAGAAACTCCGTAAATACGAGAACGAAACCCTCGACCGTCACATTGAGTTCTTCGAGATGGTTCGTAATGAGGACGAGAGGGAGTTAGCGAGGAGGTTCGACAAGGAGCACGTGGACACCAAGAGTGCTTCCAACATGTTCGAACTGCTGAGGCGGAAGCTCAGTCATACAGCTGCTTACCCTCATCTGCTGTCGATGTTGGAACATTTACTGTTGTTGCCAT TGGAATACAACCCTCAGTCGCAACACTGGTTGCTGTTGGACCGCGTGGTGCAGCAGGTGGTGCTGCAGCAGCCGGCCGCCGGCAGCCGCGCCAACAGCGAGCAGGGCAGCGAGCGGGGCAGCACTAGTGATCAGACCAAG atcTACGACCCAGACCAGGCTCCTCTAGAGATCAACGTTGGTGAGATAGTCCACCTGCTGGCCAAggaggaggagctcgtggctgcCCGCAGTAAGGCTGACAATCTTGAACGTGAGAACATTGACCTCGCCACTGAACTTGCTAAGAAG GAGAAGCAAGTGGACGAGCAAAGTCAGGAGCGTGAAGAGTTGGAGGGTGTGGTGAGCCGCCTCAAAGAACGCTTGGAGAGAGAGACGGCTGCGCACATGGAGTGTACGGAGAGAGCCAGGGCGGCCGCTACCAGAGCTCATCATTTAGAACAACAG TTGAACCAAGAGCGAACGGAAAGAGCGAGGTTTGAAAAACTAGTCAGTGAAGGAAGCATACCAGATGACGCGAAG gTGAGCAACCTGAAAAGCGCCGTCATCGAGACATGCTCAGTCCCACCGCCGCCTCCCCCTCCCGCACTATGCCCCCCTCCCCTTCCCCCGGCGCCTCCCGCACCGGCACCTCCCCCCGCACCTCTCGCTCCCCTCGCCCCCCTCACATCTGCACCGAAGGCGAAGAAGAACGTACCCACTCCTGGCAACCCACTAAAAAGCTTCAATTGGAGTAAGCTTCCTGATACAAAATTACATGGAACGATATGGCAAGAGCTTGATGATACTAAATTGTATAACATGATGGATCTACACACGATTGATAAGATGTTCTGCGCCTATCAGAAGAATGGAGTTcag AACGAAGGCTCAGTAGAGGACCTAAGACAGCTAGGCTCGAAGCCGCGTACGAAGATCTTATCAGTGATCGACGGCAGGCGAGCGCAGAACTGCACCATCCTGCTATCTAAACTGAAGATGACTGACGAGGAGATCTGCCG GGCGATCCTCCGCATGGACAGCGGCGAGCAGCTGCCCATCGACATGGTGGAGCAGTTGGTGAAGTTCACGCCCAGCGCCGAGGAGGCCGCGTTGTTGGAGGAGCACCAAGATGAGCTCGACAGCATGGCGCGCGCTGACAGATTCCTCTATGAGATCTCCAA GATCCCGCACTACTCGCAGCGCGTGCGCACGCTGCTGTTCAAGAAGAAGTTctcggcggcggcgggcgaGGCGCaggcgcgcgccgcgctcgtgCTGCGCGCCGCGCGCGACATGACGCGCTCGCGTCGTCTTCGTGCGCTGCTCGAAGTCGTGCTGGCGCTCGGCAACTACATGAACAG GGGTGCGCGTGGCAACGCGTCCGGCTTCCGTCTATCATCACTGAACAAGCTGGCGGACACCAAGTCATCCGTGTCACGCAACACCACCCTGCTGCACTACCTCGTCGAAATGTTGGAGACACAG TTCAAAGACATCCTTCTACTGGAAGAAGATTTACCACACGTTAGAGCAGCAGCTAAAGTTTGCGTGGAACAGCTAGAGAAAGACGTTGGGTCTTTAAGGACGGGTCTGAGGGAGGTGGCGCGAGAGCTGGAGTACCACGCGGCGTTGCCCAACAGGTCGCCCAATGACATGTTCCTGCCTGTCATGAGGGACTTCCATGCACACGCTGTCTGTACCTTTACGCAGTTGGAGGATCTCTTCCAG GACATGAAGAGTCGTCTGGAGTCGTGCGCGCACGCGTTCGGCGAGGAGGCGTCGGCGTCGCCCGAGCAGCTGTTCGGCGCGCTCGACGCCTTCCTGGCGCAGCTGCATGATGCGCGCGCTGACTGTGACGCCGCCAGGAGGCGCCGGGACGAGGAGGAGCGCCGCACACGGCACGAGCAGGAG CTCAAGAAACGCACAATGGAGCGGAAACAGGCATCCAGCCTACTCAGCTCGGTGGGCAAATCTCTAGGCAAGGCCAACGGTGACTGTAACGGACACGCCGAATCTCGCGACGGAACCCTCACCAACGGACAGAAGGGAGAGTTCGACGACCTTATCTCAGCCCTCAGGACCGGGGATGTCTTCGGAGACGACGTCGCCAAGTTCAAGAGGTCCAGGAAAGCCTCCAAAGTCAGCCATAAAGGAAGGGACTCCCCACCTAGAGGAATCTGCAGAGAAGACTCCCGCGAACGACAGAAGAATTGA